Proteins from a single region of Trichoderma asperellum chromosome 3, complete sequence:
- the AOX1_1 gene encoding Alternative oxidase, mitochondrial precursor (TransMembrane:1 (o33-56i)~EggNog:ENOG41): MKRDNGWIETLLEEAHNERMHLLTFLKLAKPGWFMRLMVIGAQGVFFNGFFLAYLISPRICHRFVGYLEEEAVITYTRAIQDLEHGKLPKWQTLQSPDIAIKYWKMPEGRRSMRDLLLYVRADEAKHREVNHTFGNLVPEEDPNPFAGRYSDTSKLQPSKGLMNLKPIGWERKDVL; this comes from the exons ATGAAGCGAGATAACGGTTG GATCGAGACACTGCTAGAAGAGGCCCACAATGAGCGCATGCATCTTCTTACCTTCCTCAAGCTCGCGAAACCTGGATGGTTCATGCGTTTGATGGTCATTGGGGCACAAGGCGTATTTTTCAACGGGTTTTTCTTGGCCTACTTGATTTCTCCACGAATTTGTCATCGTTTTGTCGGTTatctggaagaagaggctgttaTAACGTACACACGTGCGATTCAAGATCTCGAACATGGTAAACTTCCGAAATGGCAAACGCTTCAATCACCGGACATTGCAATCAAATACTGGAAAATGCCGGAAGGCCGACGCAGTATGCGAGATCTCCTTCTATACGTTCGTGCTGATGAAGCCAAGCACAGGGAAGTAAACCATACATTTGGAAATCTAGTTCCAGAAGAAGATCCAAACCCCTTTGCTGGAAGGTATTCAGATACGTCTAAGCTTCAACCTTCTAAGGGG
- a CDS encoding uncharacterized protein (EggNog:ENOG41) encodes MSTGVVAALDIMIILHERAKDGGLPHGNATLTAFQAAPLKEWAGLYQPEVVAKIQEKFKFKPKTSDLHVIELCYLIAHA; translated from the coding sequence ATGTCGACCGGTGTTGTTGCGGCCCTAGACATCATGATTATTCTGCACGAGCGCGCTAAAGATGGCGGTTTGCCTCATGGAAATGCCACATTGACTGCCTTCCAGGCCGCACCACTGAAAGAATGGGCGGGCTTATATCAGCCGGAAGTCGTTGCGAAAATTCAGGAGAAGTTCAAGTTCAAGCCGAAGACAAGCGATCTTCACGTCATTGAGCTTTGCTATCTCATCGCACATGCGTGA